One window from the genome of Saccharomyces mikatae IFO 1815 strain IFO1815 genome assembly, chromosome: 6 encodes:
- the SMKI06G1650 gene encoding uncharacterized protein (similar to Saccharomyces cerevisiae YGR126W; ancestral locus Anc_3.486) → MPVPSVTVTTDNEYEDISSFSSIDSYKPEPFTGFKDSQLPDQPLMKNDTIVGKGQSENDDILDDQHRHSDVHSHHSSSTLKRPTSNSIEKMVTQNALEGTSETLDSLKEDGLNLKKKALPDITAPVTNSAHDATFPEEYRLETETGLVKLKTLETLRREDSRVSSTKKEHNNDHTDIHSTRSKVTTNSQGSSLEPNKLNMAVEKNKKKIEQYQKHKSEKGIKGFFHRIFD, encoded by the coding sequence ATGCCTGTCCCATCTGTTACAGTCACTACTGATAATGAGTACGAAGAtatatcatcattttcgtcTATTGATTCTTACAAACCAGAGCCGTTCACTGGGTTCAAAGATTCTCAACTTCCAGACCAGCCTCTTATGAAGAATGATACTATCGTTGGAAAAGGGCAATCGGAGAATGATGACATTTTAGACGATCAACATCGTCATTCAGATGTGCACTCTCACCATAGTTCCAGTACTTTAAAACGACCAACCTCGAACTCGATAGAAAAGATGGTCACCCAGAATGCATTGGAGGGTACCTCAGAAACATTGGATTCTTTAAAAGAGGATGGATTAAAcctgaaaaagaaagctcTTCCAGACATTACCGCCCCGGTAACAAACTCAGCCCACGATGCCACATTCCCAGAAGAATACCGTTTAGAGACTGAAACTGGGTTGGTAAAGTTGAAAACGCTTGAAACATTAAGGAGAGAGGACTCTCGCGTTTCCTCaaccaaaaaagaacataatAACGACCATACCGATATACATTCCACCCGATCCAAGGTTACTACAAATTCTCAAGGCTCTTCTTTGGAGCCAAACAAGTTGAACATGGCAGtagagaaaaataagaagaaaattgaacaGTACCAAAAacataaatcagaaaaGGGGATTAAAGGTTTCTTTCATAGGATTTTCGATTAA